One Scophthalmus maximus strain ysfricsl-2021 chromosome 1, ASM2237912v1, whole genome shotgun sequence genomic region harbors:
- the aox5 gene encoding aldehyde oxidase 5 isoform X1, with amino-acid sequence MSDLNAVSRELIFFVNGKKMIEKNADPEEVLLSYLRRKAGLTGTKYGCGTGGCGACTVMVSSYSGHQERVMYPFFVLSTTRWIFLNKAFLKNKSLCILTFDPCRHYTVNACLQPIVTLHGAAVVTVEGVGSTRTKLHPVQERIAKAHGTQCGFCTPGMVMSMYTLLRNKPRPTMEDIKEALCGNICRCTGYRPIIDGFKTFCGREETSGCCQNGGGKCCMENGTNGSKSNSDEESDVCPKCQVPWGSLCCCCCCVHLIYKLLICCFVLGQISQEFSPMDDLLPLDPSQDLIFPPELLIMEKKFSGDALHFQGQRVSLVAPSELLHLLELKAEHPSAPLTVGNTTIGPKRLLKGVHHPLVVYVGRISELRAVTWGENGLTVGAACSLSVLKEELEKAVAEMEEERARAYRLILQTLQCLAGKQIRNMASVGGNLLSADSKYDLGSVMAALDCTLHVISKDGMRDIHMNEKLFPDFGKTSLRPNEVLLSIDIPYSKPWESVAWYRQAQRREFAFAIVNAGMKVAVREGTDIVESLNVYYGGVGSTLVKCGRTCQQLVGRRWGEDLLTDACRFIKEDVDVSLSIHGGRAEYRKTLAISFFFKFYMQVALEMRERGVSDVDLPLEYLSALKPFKNEVPQGQQSYQLVSEAQPSADPVGHPSMHQSAFQQATGEAKYYDDLPPVKGELFIFMVTSTRAHAKIINIDPSEALKMPGVVTCISAGDVPGANRRLFMNYTEELFATEEVICVGQIICAVVAESREQARRAAETVQITYQDLQPVFFTIQDAIKHKSFFEPRRKVERGDVDAALKMAEQILEDEIYMGGQEHFYMETQGLIAVPKGENEEMDLFVSTQHAALTQEVVGTALGIASNKITCHVKRLGGGFGGKVMKIASLSAITAVAAHKTGRAVRCCLERGDDMLITSGRHPFLGKYKVGYNRDGTIIAADIIYYSNGGCTLDESSFIMDKAVLHMDNGYKIPNLRGRGVVCKTYLPSYTAFRGFGGPQGLTVIESVLHEVAVRCGLPPEKVRDMNMYREELCHTHYKQPFCPTNMVRCWDECLERADYQERLRSIQLFNSANRWRKRGIAAVPQKFGVGFSKGFYNQGAALVNIFKDGSVLVTHGGTEMGQGIHTKAVQIASRVLNVPMASIFIKETCTGNVPNAAPSAASFGTDSVGMAVKDACEKLMRRLKPLMEKNPRNTWKQWVNDAFFQKISLSATGFFMGPPTNVDWEKGEGAAYYYFTYGACCSEVEIDCLTGDHKNIRTDIVMDVGKSINPALDIGQVEGGFVQGVGLYTIEELQFSPAGVLLTRGPSQYKVPALCDVPAQLNVHLLADSENPCAIYMSKGVGEPPVFFGATLFFAIKAAIAEARRERGLGEPFPLSSPATAEKIRMACQDQFTEMASPQTNGTATPWCIQV; translated from the exons ATGTCTGATCTCAATGCTGTGTCTCGTGAGCTGATCTTCTTTGTCAATGGAAAAAAG ATGATTGAGAAGAATGCAGATCCAGAAGAGGTGCTGCTCAGCTATCTGAGGAGAAAAG CTGGTTTGACTGGTACCAAGTACGGCTGTGGCACTGGAGGCTGTGGAGCCTGCACCGTCATGGTGTCCAGCTACAGCGGCCACCAAGAAAGAGTCATGTatcctttttttgtactttccacgacaagatggatttttttaaacaaggccTTTCTCAAAAATAAGAGTTTATGtatcttgacctttgacccatgCAGGCACTACACGGTCAACGCCTGTCTGCAGCCGATCGTCACCCTGCACGGTGCAGCGGTGGTGACGGTCGAAGGCGTCGGCAGCACTAGGACCAAACTCCACCCTGTTCAG GAGCGAATAGCGAAAGCTCACGGCACCCAGTGTGGTTTCTGCACTCCAGGGATGGTGATGTCGATGTACACCCTGCTGAGGAACAAGCCCCGGCCCACCATGGAGGACATCAAGGAAGCGCTCTGCG GGAATATTTGCCGCTGCACTGGCTACAGGCCAATCATTGATGGATTTAAGACTTTCTGTGGACGCGAG GAGACATCGGGCTGCTGTCAAAACGGAGGAGGAAAATGCTGTATGGAAAATGGAACAAATGGGAGTAAAAGCAACAGTGATGAGGAAAGTGATGTATGTCCAAAATGTCAAGTTCCATGGGGttccctgtgctgctgctgctgctgtgtacaCTTGATTTATAAATTGTTAATATGTTGTTTTGTCCTGGGTCAGATCTCTCAGGAATTTTCCCCAATGGACGACCTGTTACCCCTCGATCCTTCCCAGGATCTCATCTTCCCTCCAGAGCTGCTG ATCATGGAGAAGAAATTCAGTGGCGACGCTCTCCATTTCCAAGGGCAGAGAGTGAGTTTGGTGGCTccctctgagctgctgcaccTCCTGGAGCTGAAAGCCGAACATCCCTCAGCTCCACTGACTGTCGGCAACACGACCATCG GGCCGAAAAGGCTTCTAAAAGGAGTCCATCATCCTCTGGTGGTCTACGTCGGAAGGATTTCCGAGCTCAGAGCTGTGACGTGGGGGGAGAATG GTCTGACAGTGGGAGCTGCCTGCAGCCTCAGCGtgctgaaggaggagctggagaaggccgtggcggagatggaggaagagagggccAGGGCATACCGCCTGATACTGCAGACCCTTCAGTGTCTGGCAGGGAAGCAGATACGCAACATGGCG AGTGTCGGTGGGAATCTCCTCAGTGCCGATTCCAAATACGACCTCGGCAGCGTTATGGCTGCCCTGGACTGCACCCTGCACGTCATCTCCAAAG ATGGGATGAGGGACATCCACATGAACGAAAAGCTCTTCCCCGACTTTGGAAAAACATCCCTCAGGCCCAACGAAGTCCTACTGTCCATCGACATTCCCTACTCCAAACCT TGGGAGTCTGTGGCTTGGTACCGGCAGGCCCAGAGACGGGAGTTTGCCTTTGCCATTGTGAACGCTGGTATGAAGGTGGCCGTGAGGGAGGGAACCGACATCGTGGAGTCCCTCAACGTCTACTACGGGGGAGTTGGATCGACTCTGGTCAAATGCGGACGGACGTGCCAGCAGCTCGTTGGGCG GCGGTGGGGAGAGGATCTTCTCACAGACGCCTGCCGATTCATAAAGGAAGACGTGGACGTTTCTTTGTCGATCCACGGAGGGCGGGCGGAGTATCGCAAGACCCTCGCCATCAGCTTCTTCTTCAAGTTTTACATGCAAGTTGCcctggagatgagagagagg GGTGTTTCAGATGTGGATCTTCCCCTGGAATACCTGAGCGCACTCAAGCCCTTCAAGAACGAAGTGCCACAGGGTCAACAGTCCTACCAG CTCGTATCCGAGGCCCAGCCCTCCGCTGATCCAGTGGGTCACCCCAGCATGCACCAGTCTGCTTTCCAGCAGGCCACGGGCGAAGCCAAGTATTACGACGACCTGCCGCCGGTGAAGGGAGAGCTCTTCATCTTCATGGTGACGAGCACCAGGGCCCACGCCAAAATCAT TAACATCGACCCGTCAGAGGCCCTGAAAATGCCCGGTGTGGTTACTTGTATCTCTGCCGGAGACGTTCCCGGGGCGAACCGCAGACTCTTCATGAACTACACAGAGGAACTCTTTGCCACGGAAGAG GTGATTTGTGTGGGTCAGATCATCTGTGCCGTGGTGGCGGAAAGCAGGGAACAGGCCAGAAGAGCGGCTGAGACGGTCCAGATCACCTACCAGGACCTCCAGCCCGTCTTCTTCACCATACAG GACGCCATCAAGCACAAGTCTTTCTTTGAGccgaggaggaaggtggagagaggtGACGTGGACGCAGCGTTAAAGATGGCTGAACAAATTCTGGAGG ATGAGATCTATATGGGTGGTCAGGAGCACTTCTACATGGAGACTCAGGGACTGATCGCCGTTCCcaaaggagaaaatgaagagatgGATTTGTTCGTATCCACTCAGCACGCCGCCCTCACTCAg GAGGTGGTCGGCACGGCGCTGGGCATAGCCTCCAACAAGATCACCTGTCACGTGAAGAGGCTGGGCGGAGGATTCGGGGGGAAGGTGATGAAGAtcgcctccctctctgccatCACTGCTGTCGCGGCACACAA GACTGGGAGGGCGGTGCGCTGCTGTCTGGAGCGGGGCGATGACATGCTGATCACCAGCGGCAGACACCCGTTCCTCGGAAAGTACAAG GTCGGATACAACAGAGACGGCACCATCATCGCAGCAGACATCATTTACTACAGCAATGGAGGGTGCACACTGGACGAGTCGTCCTTC ataatgGACAAAGCTGTCCTCCATATGGACAACGGCTACAAGATCCCCAACCTGCGAGGTCGGGGCGTGGTGTGTAAAACCTACCTGCCGTCTTACACAGCCTTCCGGGGCTTCGGGGGCCCCCAAGGCCTGACCGTGATCGAGAGCGTCCTGCACGAGGTGGCCGTCCGCTGCGGCCTGCCTCCcgaaaag gtcAGAGACATGAACATGTACAGGGAGGAGCTGTGCCACACGCACTACAAGCAGCCCTTCTGCCCCACCAACATGGTCCGCTGCTGGGACGAGTGTCTGGAGAGGGCCGACTACCAGGAGAGACTGCGGTCCATCCAGCTCTTCAACTCCGCCAACcgctggaggaagagaggcatCGCTGCCGTGCCGCAGAAATTCGGTGTGGGCTTCTCCAAAGGTTTCTATAATCAA GGTGCCGCTCTGGTAAACATCTTCAAAGACGGCTCGGTGCTGGTGACACACGGAGGGACGGAGATGGGCCAGGGCATCCACACCAAGGCCGTGCAG ATAGCCAGCCGCGTCCTCAACGTCCCCATGGCCTCCATCTTCATCAAAGAGACGTGCACAGGAAACGTCCCAAACGCAGCACCGTCTGCCGCCTCCTTCGGCACCGACAGTGTGGGCATGGCCGTCAAG GATGCTTGTGAGAAGCTGATGAGACGCCTGAAACCACTGATGGAGAAGAATCCCCGGAACACATGGAAGCAATGG GTCAACGACGCTTTCTTCCAGAAGATCAGTTTATCCGCGACTGGATTCTTCAT gggACCACCCACCAATGTGGACTGGGAGAAGGGCGAAGGTGCAGCGTACTACTACTTCACCTATGGCGCCTGCTGCTCCGAAGTGGAGATCGACTGTCTCACTGGGGATCACAAG AACATCCGAACCGACATCGTGATGGATGTTGGGAAGAGCATCAATCCTGCTTTGGACATTGGACAG GTGGAGGGAGGCTTCGTTCAGGGCGTCGGCCTGTACACCATCGAGGAGCTGCAGTTCTCCCCGGCCGGAGTCCTGCTCACCAGAGGGCCGTCCCAGTACAAGGTGCCGGCACTCTGTGACGTCCCGGCTCAGCTCAACGTTCACCTGCTTGCCGACTCCGAAAACCCTTGTGCCATCTACATGTCAAAG GGCGTTGGTGAGCCTCCGGTCTTCTTCGGCGCCACTCTTTTCTTCGCCATCAAGGCGGCCATCGCAGaggcacggagagagagaggcctcgGCGAGCCTTTCCCCCTGAGCTCACCCGCTACAGCTGAGAAGATCCGCATGGCCTGCCAGGACCAATTCACTGAAATG GCCTCGCCTCAGACGAATGGGACAGCGACTCCGTGGTGCATTCAGGTGTGA
- the aox5 gene encoding aldehyde oxidase 5 isoform X3: protein MSDLNAVSRELIFFVNGKKMIEKNADPEEVLLSYLRRKAGLTGTKYGCGTGGCGACTVMVSSYSGHQERVMYPFFVLSTTRWIFLNKAFLKNKSLCILTFDPCRHYTVNACLQPIVTLHGAAVVTVEGVGSTRTKLHPVQERIAKAHGTQCGFCTPGMVMSMYTLLRNKPRPTMEDIKEALCGNICRCTGYRPIIDGFKTFCGREETSGCCQNGGGKCCMENGTNGSKSNSDEESDISQEFSPMDDLLPLDPSQDLIFPPELLIMEKKFSGDALHFQGQRVSLVAPSELLHLLELKAEHPSAPLTVGNTTIGPKRLLKGVHHPLVVYVGRISELRAVTWGENGLTVGAACSLSVLKEELEKAVAEMEEERARAYRLILQTLQCLAGKQIRNMASVGGNLLSADSKYDLGSVMAALDCTLHVISKDGMRDIHMNEKLFPDFGKTSLRPNEVLLSIDIPYSKPWESVAWYRQAQRREFAFAIVNAGMKVAVREGTDIVESLNVYYGGVGSTLVKCGRTCQQLVGRRWGEDLLTDACRFIKEDVDVSLSIHGGRAEYRKTLAISFFFKFYMQVALEMRERGVSDVDLPLEYLSALKPFKNEVPQGQQSYQLVSEAQPSADPVGHPSMHQSAFQQATGEAKYYDDLPPVKGELFIFMVTSTRAHAKIINIDPSEALKMPGVVTCISAGDVPGANRRLFMNYTEELFATEEVICVGQIICAVVAESREQARRAAETVQITYQDLQPVFFTIQDAIKHKSFFEPRRKVERGDVDAALKMAEQILEDEIYMGGQEHFYMETQGLIAVPKGENEEMDLFVSTQHAALTQEVVGTALGIASNKITCHVKRLGGGFGGKVMKIASLSAITAVAAHKTGRAVRCCLERGDDMLITSGRHPFLGKYKVGYNRDGTIIAADIIYYSNGGCTLDESSFIMDKAVLHMDNGYKIPNLRGRGVVCKTYLPSYTAFRGFGGPQGLTVIESVLHEVAVRCGLPPEKVRDMNMYREELCHTHYKQPFCPTNMVRCWDECLERADYQERLRSIQLFNSANRWRKRGIAAVPQKFGVGFSKGFYNQGAALVNIFKDGSVLVTHGGTEMGQGIHTKAVQIASRVLNVPMASIFIKETCTGNVPNAAPSAASFGTDSVGMAVKDACEKLMRRLKPLMEKNPRNTWKQWVNDAFFQKISLSATGFFMGPPTNVDWEKGEGAAYYYFTYGACCSEVEIDCLTGDHKNIRTDIVMDVGKSINPALDIGQVEGGFVQGVGLYTIEELQFSPAGVLLTRGPSQYKVPALCDVPAQLNVHLLADSENPCAIYMSKGVGEPPVFFGATLFFAIKAAIAEARRERGLGEPFPLSSPATAEKIRMACQDQFTEMASPQTNGTATPWCIQV, encoded by the exons ATGTCTGATCTCAATGCTGTGTCTCGTGAGCTGATCTTCTTTGTCAATGGAAAAAAG ATGATTGAGAAGAATGCAGATCCAGAAGAGGTGCTGCTCAGCTATCTGAGGAGAAAAG CTGGTTTGACTGGTACCAAGTACGGCTGTGGCACTGGAGGCTGTGGAGCCTGCACCGTCATGGTGTCCAGCTACAGCGGCCACCAAGAAAGAGTCATGTatcctttttttgtactttccacgacaagatggatttttttaaacaaggccTTTCTCAAAAATAAGAGTTTATGtatcttgacctttgacccatgCAGGCACTACACGGTCAACGCCTGTCTGCAGCCGATCGTCACCCTGCACGGTGCAGCGGTGGTGACGGTCGAAGGCGTCGGCAGCACTAGGACCAAACTCCACCCTGTTCAG GAGCGAATAGCGAAAGCTCACGGCACCCAGTGTGGTTTCTGCACTCCAGGGATGGTGATGTCGATGTACACCCTGCTGAGGAACAAGCCCCGGCCCACCATGGAGGACATCAAGGAAGCGCTCTGCG GGAATATTTGCCGCTGCACTGGCTACAGGCCAATCATTGATGGATTTAAGACTTTCTGTGGACGCGAG GAGACATCGGGCTGCTGTCAAAACGGAGGAGGAAAATGCTGTATGGAAAATGGAACAAATGGGAGTAAAAGCAACAGTGATGAGGAAAGTGAT ATCTCTCAGGAATTTTCCCCAATGGACGACCTGTTACCCCTCGATCCTTCCCAGGATCTCATCTTCCCTCCAGAGCTGCTG ATCATGGAGAAGAAATTCAGTGGCGACGCTCTCCATTTCCAAGGGCAGAGAGTGAGTTTGGTGGCTccctctgagctgctgcaccTCCTGGAGCTGAAAGCCGAACATCCCTCAGCTCCACTGACTGTCGGCAACACGACCATCG GGCCGAAAAGGCTTCTAAAAGGAGTCCATCATCCTCTGGTGGTCTACGTCGGAAGGATTTCCGAGCTCAGAGCTGTGACGTGGGGGGAGAATG GTCTGACAGTGGGAGCTGCCTGCAGCCTCAGCGtgctgaaggaggagctggagaaggccgtggcggagatggaggaagagagggccAGGGCATACCGCCTGATACTGCAGACCCTTCAGTGTCTGGCAGGGAAGCAGATACGCAACATGGCG AGTGTCGGTGGGAATCTCCTCAGTGCCGATTCCAAATACGACCTCGGCAGCGTTATGGCTGCCCTGGACTGCACCCTGCACGTCATCTCCAAAG ATGGGATGAGGGACATCCACATGAACGAAAAGCTCTTCCCCGACTTTGGAAAAACATCCCTCAGGCCCAACGAAGTCCTACTGTCCATCGACATTCCCTACTCCAAACCT TGGGAGTCTGTGGCTTGGTACCGGCAGGCCCAGAGACGGGAGTTTGCCTTTGCCATTGTGAACGCTGGTATGAAGGTGGCCGTGAGGGAGGGAACCGACATCGTGGAGTCCCTCAACGTCTACTACGGGGGAGTTGGATCGACTCTGGTCAAATGCGGACGGACGTGCCAGCAGCTCGTTGGGCG GCGGTGGGGAGAGGATCTTCTCACAGACGCCTGCCGATTCATAAAGGAAGACGTGGACGTTTCTTTGTCGATCCACGGAGGGCGGGCGGAGTATCGCAAGACCCTCGCCATCAGCTTCTTCTTCAAGTTTTACATGCAAGTTGCcctggagatgagagagagg GGTGTTTCAGATGTGGATCTTCCCCTGGAATACCTGAGCGCACTCAAGCCCTTCAAGAACGAAGTGCCACAGGGTCAACAGTCCTACCAG CTCGTATCCGAGGCCCAGCCCTCCGCTGATCCAGTGGGTCACCCCAGCATGCACCAGTCTGCTTTCCAGCAGGCCACGGGCGAAGCCAAGTATTACGACGACCTGCCGCCGGTGAAGGGAGAGCTCTTCATCTTCATGGTGACGAGCACCAGGGCCCACGCCAAAATCAT TAACATCGACCCGTCAGAGGCCCTGAAAATGCCCGGTGTGGTTACTTGTATCTCTGCCGGAGACGTTCCCGGGGCGAACCGCAGACTCTTCATGAACTACACAGAGGAACTCTTTGCCACGGAAGAG GTGATTTGTGTGGGTCAGATCATCTGTGCCGTGGTGGCGGAAAGCAGGGAACAGGCCAGAAGAGCGGCTGAGACGGTCCAGATCACCTACCAGGACCTCCAGCCCGTCTTCTTCACCATACAG GACGCCATCAAGCACAAGTCTTTCTTTGAGccgaggaggaaggtggagagaggtGACGTGGACGCAGCGTTAAAGATGGCTGAACAAATTCTGGAGG ATGAGATCTATATGGGTGGTCAGGAGCACTTCTACATGGAGACTCAGGGACTGATCGCCGTTCCcaaaggagaaaatgaagagatgGATTTGTTCGTATCCACTCAGCACGCCGCCCTCACTCAg GAGGTGGTCGGCACGGCGCTGGGCATAGCCTCCAACAAGATCACCTGTCACGTGAAGAGGCTGGGCGGAGGATTCGGGGGGAAGGTGATGAAGAtcgcctccctctctgccatCACTGCTGTCGCGGCACACAA GACTGGGAGGGCGGTGCGCTGCTGTCTGGAGCGGGGCGATGACATGCTGATCACCAGCGGCAGACACCCGTTCCTCGGAAAGTACAAG GTCGGATACAACAGAGACGGCACCATCATCGCAGCAGACATCATTTACTACAGCAATGGAGGGTGCACACTGGACGAGTCGTCCTTC ataatgGACAAAGCTGTCCTCCATATGGACAACGGCTACAAGATCCCCAACCTGCGAGGTCGGGGCGTGGTGTGTAAAACCTACCTGCCGTCTTACACAGCCTTCCGGGGCTTCGGGGGCCCCCAAGGCCTGACCGTGATCGAGAGCGTCCTGCACGAGGTGGCCGTCCGCTGCGGCCTGCCTCCcgaaaag gtcAGAGACATGAACATGTACAGGGAGGAGCTGTGCCACACGCACTACAAGCAGCCCTTCTGCCCCACCAACATGGTCCGCTGCTGGGACGAGTGTCTGGAGAGGGCCGACTACCAGGAGAGACTGCGGTCCATCCAGCTCTTCAACTCCGCCAACcgctggaggaagagaggcatCGCTGCCGTGCCGCAGAAATTCGGTGTGGGCTTCTCCAAAGGTTTCTATAATCAA GGTGCCGCTCTGGTAAACATCTTCAAAGACGGCTCGGTGCTGGTGACACACGGAGGGACGGAGATGGGCCAGGGCATCCACACCAAGGCCGTGCAG ATAGCCAGCCGCGTCCTCAACGTCCCCATGGCCTCCATCTTCATCAAAGAGACGTGCACAGGAAACGTCCCAAACGCAGCACCGTCTGCCGCCTCCTTCGGCACCGACAGTGTGGGCATGGCCGTCAAG GATGCTTGTGAGAAGCTGATGAGACGCCTGAAACCACTGATGGAGAAGAATCCCCGGAACACATGGAAGCAATGG GTCAACGACGCTTTCTTCCAGAAGATCAGTTTATCCGCGACTGGATTCTTCAT gggACCACCCACCAATGTGGACTGGGAGAAGGGCGAAGGTGCAGCGTACTACTACTTCACCTATGGCGCCTGCTGCTCCGAAGTGGAGATCGACTGTCTCACTGGGGATCACAAG AACATCCGAACCGACATCGTGATGGATGTTGGGAAGAGCATCAATCCTGCTTTGGACATTGGACAG GTGGAGGGAGGCTTCGTTCAGGGCGTCGGCCTGTACACCATCGAGGAGCTGCAGTTCTCCCCGGCCGGAGTCCTGCTCACCAGAGGGCCGTCCCAGTACAAGGTGCCGGCACTCTGTGACGTCCCGGCTCAGCTCAACGTTCACCTGCTTGCCGACTCCGAAAACCCTTGTGCCATCTACATGTCAAAG GGCGTTGGTGAGCCTCCGGTCTTCTTCGGCGCCACTCTTTTCTTCGCCATCAAGGCGGCCATCGCAGaggcacggagagagagaggcctcgGCGAGCCTTTCCCCCTGAGCTCACCCGCTACAGCTGAGAAGATCCGCATGGCCTGCCAGGACCAATTCACTGAAATG GCCTCGCCTCAGACGAATGGGACAGCGACTCCGTGGTGCATTCAGGTGTGA